In a genomic window of Quercus lobata isolate SW786 chromosome 4, ValleyOak3.0 Primary Assembly, whole genome shotgun sequence:
- the LOC115985933 gene encoding G-type lectin S-receptor-like serine/threonine-protein kinase At1g11330 yields the protein MYTGVDNENRLLSLAISGRSINANEIPNDRKKVPDINVYSYECISTATNNFSLESKLGEGGFGPVYMLILISRLQHINLVKFLGCCIFGEERMLIYEHMLNKSLDYFLFDSNRSKLLDWKKRFNIIEGIAQGLIYLHKYSRLRVIHRDLKASNILLDENMNSKISNFGMARIFKLNELEANTNRIVGTYGYMSPEYAMEGVFSTKSDVYSFRVLMLEIMSRRSNSFYHSNDALNLVGYVWGLWQADKGLDLVDPTISDSCVTYQVLRCIQVSLLCMEDGAIDRPTVSDMLSMLTNESTKLPLPKKPAFSIARKQIEANIPNKESDIYTMNGLSISDMDAR from the exons atgtATACAG GGGTCGATAATGAAAATCGATTGCTTAGTTTAGCGATTTCAGGGAGATCTATTAATGCGAATGAGATTCCAAATGATAGAAAGAAGGTGCCTGATATAAATGTATATAGCTATGAATGTATTTCAACTGCCACAAACAACTTCTCATTAGAAAGCAAGCTTGGAGAAGGGGGCTTTGGACCAGTTTACATG TTGATACTCATATCTAGACTCCAACATATCAATcttgttaagtttttgggttgttgcatttttggagaagaaaggaTGTTAATCTATGAGCACATGCTCAACAAAAGCTTGGACTACTTTCTATTTG ATTCAAATAGAAGCAAGCTACTAGATTGGAAGAAGCGTTTCAATATAATTGAAGGAATTGCTCAAGGATTGATCTATCTACATAAATATTCAAGGTTGAGAGTAATTCATAGAGATTTAAAAGCTAGCAACATACTTCTCGATGAAAATATGAATTCGAAGATTTCTAATTTCGGCATGGCAAGAATTTTCAAACTAAATGAACTCGAGGCCAATACAAATAGAATTGTTGGGACGTA TGGTTACATGTCTCCTGAATATGCTATGGAAGGTGTGTTCTCTACAAAATCTGATGTTTATAGTTTTCGTGTTTTAATGCTTGAAATCATGAGCAGGAGAAGCAACAGCTTCTATCATTCCAATGATGCGCTCAATCTTGTTGGATAT GTGTGGGGTTTATGGCAAGCAGATAAAGGACTAGACCTAGTTGATCCCACAATAAGTGATTCATGTGTTACATATCAAGTATTGAGATGCATTCAAGTCAGTCTCTTATGCATGGAAGATGGTGCAATTGATCGTCCTACTGTGTCAGATATGCTATCTATGTTGACAAATGAAAGTACAAAATTGCCTTTACCTAAAAAACCAGCATTTTCTATTGCAAGGAAACAAATTGAGGCAAATATTCCTAACAAGGAATCAGATATTTATACAATGAATGGGTTGTCCATTTCTGATATGGACGCCCGATAG
- the LOC115985934 gene encoding uncharacterized protein LOC115985934 yields MEHVSQFNQRMDIHSQNEALMCKVFPSSLGPVAMRWFNSLKTNSIDSYKQLTQAFCSRFITNSRIPRPLSSLLSLSMHEGETLKVYSDRYWEMYNEMDENHDDVAISMFKSGLPTEHGLRKSLTGKPVTSVRQLMDRIDKYKRVEEDQLQGKGKEKIIPPKRNDYRSERYNNNQPRRDFSRQTGKTNMQIVNAIFREPVQQVLEKVKNEPFFKWPSKMAGDPSKRNQNLYCHYHQDHRHTTEDCRNLRNHLDQLVREGKLRHLLHPSSGHLGQAAQEP; encoded by the coding sequence ATGGAGCAcgtgagccagtttaaccagAGAATGGATATCCATTCCCAGAATGAGGCTCTAATGTGCAAAGTTTTTCCGTCCAGCCTGGGACcagtggcgatgagatggttcaacagcTTGAAGacgaattccatagattcctataagcagctcactcaggctttTTGCTCTCGCTTTATTACAAACAGCAGAATCCCTCGACCCCTAAGTTCGTTATTATCCTTATCTATGCACGAGGGAGAAACCTTAAAGGTGTATtcggataggtattgggagatgtataacgaGATGGATGAAAATCACGATGATGTCGCCATCAGCATGTTCAAAAGtggtctccccaccgagcacggcttaaggaaatctctaACTGGTAAACCTGTCACCAGCGTTCGCCAATTGATGGAcaggattgacaagtacaaaagggtggaagaagaCCAGCTACAAGggaaagggaaggagaagatCATTCCCCCCAAAAGGAATGATTACAGGTCGGAACGATATAACAATAACCAGCCGAGAAGGGATTTTTCGAGACAGACTGGAAAAACCAACATGCAAATAGTtaatgccatattcagagaACCGGTGCAACAAGTTCTggagaaagtaaaaaatgagcctttcttcaaatggccaagTAAAATGGCCGGAGACCCCTCGAAACGCAACCAGAACCTATATTGTCATTATCATCAAGACCACAGGCATACCACcgaggattgcaggaatctacGGAATCACCTGGATCAGTTGGttcgagaaggaaagttacgccaccttttacacccctccaGCGGTCATCTAGGCCAAGCAGCTCAAGAGCCTTGA